In Bordetella holmesii ATCC 51541, the following proteins share a genomic window:
- the accD gene encoding acetyl-CoA carboxylase, carboxyl transferase, beta subunit, translating to MSWIEKLLPPRINKTSDSGVRRVPEGLWVKCPSCESVLYSEDLAANLHVCPKCSHHMRIGARTRIDSLLDVEGRVELGQETRSVDSLKFKDTRKYPERIQEAMKQTGETDALVVMSGSIHGVPATLACFEFEFMGGSMGSVVGERFVRGVKAAIEHKTPFICVAASGGARMQESLLSLMQMAKTNAMLTQLAQAGLPFISILTDPTMGGVSASFAFMGDVVIAEPRALIGFAGPRVIEQTVREKLPEGFQRSEFLLQKGAIDMVVDRRQLREELARLLALLTNQPADLVTTT from the coding sequence ATGAGCTGGATCGAAAAACTCCTGCCGCCTCGCATCAACAAAACCAGCGACAGTGGTGTGCGCCGGGTCCCTGAAGGTCTGTGGGTCAAGTGCCCGTCGTGTGAGTCCGTGCTCTACAGCGAAGACCTGGCGGCCAACCTGCATGTTTGCCCCAAATGCAGCCACCATATGCGCATCGGCGCACGCACGCGCATTGATTCGCTGCTGGACGTCGAAGGCCGTGTCGAACTCGGCCAGGAGACCCGTTCGGTCGACTCGCTCAAGTTCAAGGACACTCGCAAATATCCCGAACGTATCCAGGAGGCCATGAAGCAGACGGGCGAAACCGATGCGCTGGTCGTCATGAGCGGCTCCATCCATGGCGTGCCCGCTACGCTGGCTTGTTTTGAGTTTGAGTTCATGGGTGGTTCCATGGGTTCGGTAGTCGGTGAACGCTTCGTGCGGGGCGTCAAAGCCGCCATTGAACACAAGACGCCTTTCATCTGCGTGGCCGCGTCGGGTGGCGCGCGCATGCAGGAAAGCCTGCTGTCGCTCATGCAAATGGCCAAGACCAACGCCATGCTTACGCAACTGGCGCAGGCAGGTCTGCCATTCATCAGCATACTTACTGATCCCACCATGGGTGGCGTTTCCGCCAGCTTCGCTTTCATGGGTGATGTCGTGATTGCCGAGCCCAGGGCCCTCATCGGTTTTGCCGGTCCGCGCGTCATCGAACAGACGGTGCGCGAAAAACTTCCAGAAGGCTTCCAGCGTTCCGAGTTTCTGCTGCAAAAGGGCGCGATCGACATGGTGGTGGATCGCCGCCAACTGCGCGAGGAACTGGCCCGTTTGCTGGCCTTGTTGACGAATCAGCCGGCCGATCTCGTCACTACAACCTGA
- a CDS encoding lipid A 3-O-deacylase family protein produces MHGLNKKIALTSIASLVLALAAGTAQAQQGSDGGVSVHYGIGDHYQRITLNYETPTWWSYQFGSNWGRLDLNGEFGGAYWWADGSREPGHVWQANAIPMFRWWATDRFYLEAGVGATVFSHTSFADKRIGSAFQFGDHVGLGFLLTQNSRVGVRYSHFSNANIKKPNPGLDVVQLTYTYQF; encoded by the coding sequence ATGCACGGCCTGAACAAGAAAATCGCTTTGACCAGTATCGCCTCCTTGGTACTGGCTTTGGCTGCCGGTACTGCCCAGGCACAACAAGGCAGCGACGGCGGCGTCAGTGTCCATTACGGTATTGGTGATCACTACCAGCGCATCACGCTCAACTATGAAACCCCAACCTGGTGGAGCTACCAGTTCGGCAGCAATTGGGGCCGCCTGGATCTGAATGGCGAGTTCGGGGGGGCGTACTGGTGGGCAGATGGTTCGCGCGAACCCGGTCACGTCTGGCAGGCCAACGCAATTCCGATGTTTCGCTGGTGGGCAACCGACCGTTTCTATCTCGAAGCCGGTGTGGGCGCAACGGTCTTTTCTCACACCAGTTTTGCAGACAAACGTATCGGGTCGGCTTTTCAATTTGGCGACCACGTCGGCCTCGGTTTCCTGTTGACGCAAAACAGCCGTGTGGGCGTGCGTTATTCGCATTTTTCAAATGCCAATATCAAGAAGCCTAATCCTGGTCTGGATGTCGTCCAGCTGACATACACCTATCAGTTCTGA
- a CDS encoding integrase core domain protein, whose translation MTERSMGVTRACGLVGISRSLFAYESTRSGDAALTERMKEMAVAKRRYGYRRIHVLLRREGWQANHKRIWRLYSLAGLSVRKRKRKRIAATERVVRPAAIAPNQSWSMDFVADGLAYGRRFRCLTIVDDYTRECLAIEVDTSLPGLRVAMVLQRLAEMRGLPRSITVDNGPEFAGRALDAWGPTKQA comes from the coding sequence ATGACCGAGCGCAGCATGGGTGTTACCCGGGCCTGTGGGCTGGTAGGAATTTCGCGGTCGCTGTTTGCCTACGAGAGCACACGCTCAGGCGATGCTGCGCTGACCGAGCGCATGAAAGAGATGGCAGTGGCGAAACGACGCTACGGCTATCGGAGGATCCATGTGCTCTTACGTCGCGAAGGCTGGCAAGCAAATCACAAGCGAATCTGGCGGCTGTACAGTCTGGCAGGGTTAAGCGTGCGAAAACGAAAGCGTAAGCGAATCGCGGCGACCGAGCGCGTGGTTCGCCCAGCGGCAATCGCGCCGAATCAGAGTTGGTCAATGGACTTTGTGGCCGACGGCCTAGCCTATGGCCGCCGATTCCGCTGTTTGACTATCGTCGATGACTACACTCGCGAATGCCTGGCCATCGAGGTCGATACGTCGTTGCCGGGACTGCGTGTTGCCATGGTGCTGCAACGGCTGGCGGAGATGCGTGGCCTGCCGCGATCTATTACCGTGGACAACGGGCCAGAGTTCGCCGGAAGAGCCTTGGACGCCTGGGGGCCTACCAAGCAGGCGTAA
- a CDS encoding integrase core domain protein, whose protein sequence is MENAYIESFNGKFRDECLNEHWFLSLRQAKSLIENWRVEYNTDRPHSALGYLTPAQFVQAHQKEGLLPLGSMSVPY, encoded by the coding sequence GTGGAGAACGCTTATATCGAAAGTTTCAACGGCAAGTTCCGCGACGAATGCCTTAACGAGCACTGGTTCTTGTCCCTGCGACAGGCTAAAAGCTTGATCGAAAACTGGCGAGTCGAGTACAACACCGATCGGCCTCACAGCGCGCTCGGATATTTAACGCCGGCGCAATTCGTGCAGGCTCATCAGAAAGAAGGTCTTTTACCCCTGGGCTCTATGTCGGTGCCGTACTAA